CTGGAGCCGGCATCTGGAGGGAGTCCGATCTTTGTATAGGCCATGGTGAACCGGGCGGATGCGACCGCCACCGCCAGATCGCAGGCCATGACCAAGCCCATTCCCGCACCCGCGGCTACTCCGCCTACCCCGGCAATAACCGGCTTTGACATCCGACAGATGCAGGAAATCGCGCTGTGGAGCGCTACCAACAGCCGTTTGAGATGCGGCGTAAGGGTACTCCCACGGTCCACCAGCTCCCTGACATCCCCGCCGGCGCAGAAGGCGCGGCCGGCACCCGTCAGCACGACTGCGCGAATCATGCGGTCCTCATGGCAGGTAAGAACCGCCTCCAGCAACTCCTCCACCATCTGCCCGTTCAAGGCATTGTAACAATCTGGGCGATTCAGGGTAATGGTGGCCACTGAGTCCTGAACCGTGTACATCAGCGCCTTGTAAGACATGCTCCCTCTGCATACCGGAACAATACTAGGCGGCCTCCGCAAAACTGGTGATGATGTACGTCCCGCTCTTCGGGTCCCGTTTCAATTCGATAATATTGTGCTTTGCGGCATCCTCCAGCAGTTTGGAAAAGGTGCTGTAGCCGTAATATCCTTCATTAAAGGAGGGGCGCTTGCGGATCATCGTCTGTTTGACCATCGAGCCCCAGAGCACCTCCTTGTTCTCGCGCAGGAGGGCCTGGA
The nucleotide sequence above comes from Candidatus Methylomirabilota bacterium. Encoded proteins:
- a CDS encoding enoyl-CoA hydratase; this translates as MSYKALMYTVQDSVATITLNRPDCYNALNGQMVEELLEAVLTCHEDRMIRAVVLTGAGRAFCAGGDVRELVDRGSTLTPHLKRLLVALHSAISCICRMSKPVIAGVGGVAAGAGMGLVMACDLAVAVASARFTMAYTKIGLPPDAGSSYFLPRLVGLRRAMELTLTNRVLTADEAREWGLVNRVVPDAELAAAVHTLAHELADGPTLAFGRARRLLRMSDHASLETQMENEAKLIALSSPTAECREGIQAFVEKRRPTFNLLPPR